In Labrys monachus, the genomic stretch GATCTCGGCCAAGGGCTTCCATCCCTGCACCCGGCAGCATTTCGCCAACGGCATCTTTTCCTATCTCGCCAGTCCGCTCTGGCTCCTGCAGCTGCTGGTCGGCCTGACGCTCGCCCTGCAGGCCCATTTCATCCGGCCGGAATATTTCACCGACGAGTTCTCGCTCTTTCCGGCCTGGCCGCTGTTCGACGCCGAGCGAGCCCTCGCGCTGTTCGCCGGCACCATGGGCATCCTGCTCGCGCCCAAGCTGTTCGGCATGATCATCATCCTGCTCGACGGCCCGAGCCGCCGGGCCTGCGGCGGCGGCATCAGGCTGTTCCTGTCGGTGCTCTTCGAGATGATCCTCTCGGCGCTGCTGGCGCCGGTGATGATGCTGATCCAGTCGGGTTCGGTGTTCGAGATCCTGCTCGGCCGCGATTCGGGCTGGAAGCCGCAGCGCCGCGACGACGGGTCGATTCCTCTGGGCGACATCGTGCGGCGCCACCGTTCGCATACCATCCTCGGCGCCTTCGCGGGCGTCGCGGCCTATGTGATGTCGCCCTATCTGTTCGCCTGGATGTCGCCGACGATCCTCGGGCTCCTGCTCGCCATCCCCCTGTCCTGGGCCTCGGGCCAGCTGTCCATCGGCATGTGGCTGCGCCGGCGCGGCTTCCTGGCCACCCCGGAAGAGACCAACCCGCCGGAAGTGGCGCTGCGCGCCAACGGTCTGAGCGAGGAACTGGCGGCCGAAGGCGAGGACGAGGACGACGCCCTGCGCGTTCTCTACGAGGACGAGGCCTTCCGCTCCCTGCACGAGACGATGCTGCCCGCGCCGGCCGGACGGGAGCGCGGCAAGTTCGAGCCTGAAAGGGTGATGGCGCAGGCCAAGATCGCCGAGGCGGGCACGATCGAGGAGGCCTGCCGCTGGCTGACCGCCAAGGAGCGCTTCGTGGCGCTGCACGACCGCTCCCTCATCGCCATGCTGTCGCATCTGCACGCGCCGGCGGCCAAGGCGGAGTGAGGACATTTCCGGCAGCCTGGGCGCCTCGGCCCGCGCTGCCGGGATCATGCCGTCTTCCGGTCTCTACGCACCGACGCCGAGGGATTTGAGCTTGCGGTGGAGGGCCGAGCGCTCCATGCCCACGAACTCGGCCGTACGGGAGATGTTGCCGCCGAAGCGATTGATCTGCGCGATCAGATATTCCCGCTCGAACAATTCGCGCGCATCGCGCAGTTGCAGGCCCATCAGCTGCTCGCCCCCCTGCCCGTTGGGCCGGGTCGGCATCAGCGCGCCGATCTCCGGCGGCAGCATCTCGGCGGTGATGGTGGCGTTCGGGTCGCCGCCCACCAGGATCATCAGCCGCTCGATGTTGTTGCGCAGCTGGCGCACATTGCCGGGCCATTCATGCGATTGCAGCACCGCCATCGCGTCGGGACCCACAACGCGGCGCGGCAGGCCGGTCGCCTGGGCGATCTGGCCCTGGAAATAGTCCACCAGCTCCGGAATGTCCTCGCGCCGTTCCGACAGGCCGGGCACGCGGATCGGCACCACCGAGAGGCGGTGCAGGAGATCCTCGCGGAACCGCCCGTCGGCCACTTCCTCGGTCAGGTCCCGGGAGGTCGAGGTGATGATGCGCACATCGACATGGACCTTGGTGGCGCCGCCGACGCGGCTGAAGCTCTGGTCGATCAGCACCCGCAGGATCTTGTTCTGCGTCTCGCGCGGGAGGTCGGCGATCTCGTCGAAGAAGAGCGTGCCGCCATGGGCCTCCTCGAAAGCCCCGATCTTGCGCGTGCGCCCTTCCCCGCCCTCGACCCCGAAAAGCTCGATCTCCATGGTCTCCGGCACGATCGAGGCCGAGTTCAGCACCACGAACGGTCCCTTCGCCCGGGCCGAAGCCTGGTGGATGCTGCGGGCGGTCAGCTCCTTGCCGGACCCGGGCGGCCCGGCGATGAGCACGCGGCTGTTGGTCGGCGCCGTCTTCTCGATCACCATCTTGAGCTGGTTGATCGCCGAAGAGCGCCCGATCATCTTGGTGGCGCTGCCGGATATCTGCCGAAGCTGGTTCACCTCGCGGCGCAGGCGCCAGGTCTCGAGGGCGCGGTCGGCCACCAGCACCAGGCGATCCGCCTTGAAGGGCTTCTCGATGAAGTCGTAGGCGCCCATCTTGATCGCCGCCACGGCGGTCTCGATATTGCCGTGCCCCGAAATCATCACCACCGGAACTTCGGGATGCTCGGCCTTGAGCACTTCCAGCAATTGCAGCCCGTCGAGGCGCGATCCCTGCATCCAGATGTCCAGGAAGATCAGCTGCGGGCGCCGTTGGGCGATGGCCCCCAGAGCGTCGTCCGAATCGCGGGCCGTGCGGGCGCCGTGTCCCTCATCTTCGAGGATGCCGGCGACGAGCTCACGGATATCGGCCTCGTCGTCAACGATCAGAATGTCGGTCGCCATCGTCCAGCCTCTGTTCTCTCCGTCTCCGCGCGGACACCTATCCGCACGGCGACGGGCTCAAATGACGTTGCAGCGGCGTGTCACGCCGCCACGCTGCTGTCGTCGTCGGTCGGAAGCCACAGACGCATCATCGCGCCGTGGCCGCCGCTCGCGACGGACGGGGCATCCAGCAGTTCGATGCCGCCGCCATGCTCCTCCATGATCTTGCCGACAATGGCCAGACCAAGGCCGGTGCCCTTTTCACGAGTGGTGACATAGGGTTCGAGCAATTTCTGCCGATTCTCCTTCGGCAGGCCGATGCCATTGTCGATCACCTGCACCGCAACGTTTGTGCCGTCACGCACAACCGAGACGGTGATCTGCCCCGGCTCGCGCAGCGCCTCCGGCAGGCCGGTGATCGCTTCGGTGGCATTCTTCACGATGTTCGTCACCGCCTGCGAGAGCAGCCGCCGGTCGAAGCGGGCGAGGATCGGTTCCTGCGGCGGCTCGAAGGTGAAGGCGATGTCGGGATAGCCGATGCGCATCATGAAGACGACCTGCCTGACCATCTCCCCGAAATCCTCCCGCTCGATCGAGGGCTTCGGCATGCGGGCGAAGGAGGAGAATTCGTCGACCATGCGCTTGATGTCGTCGACCTGGCGCACGATCGTGTTGGTGCACTGGTCGAACACCTCGCGGTCCTCGACGATCACCTTGCCGTATTTGCGCCGGATGCGTTCCGCCGACAGCTGGATCGGCGTCAACGGATTCTTGATCTCGTGGGCGATGCGGCGCGCCACGTCGGCCCAGGCGGAGCTGCGCTGCGCAACCACCAGCTCGGTGATGTCGTCGAGGGTGACGACATAGCCGTGCTCGCGCATGTTCGACTGCTCGCTGGTGACGCGCACGGTGATGTTGCGCTCGCGCCCCTCCCGGTTGAGGGTGATCTGCCCCTGCACCAGCCGCGAGCGCACGGCCATGGCGTCGTGCAGGAAGACGGCGAGCTCCGGCATCAGCTCGGCGAGCGGACGGCCGAGCGGCGACTGGCGGGAGCCGATCCAGCGCGCCGCGAGCGGATTGACGACGGTGATGCGGCCTTCCTCGTCGATGCCGATGACGCCGGTCGAGACGCCCGACAGCACGGCCTCGATGAAGCGCCTCCGACTGTCGAGAAGGTCGTTGGCGCCGAGGAGCTCGTTGCGCTGGGTGCGCAGCGTGTCGGTCATGTTGTTGAAGGTGTCGCCAAGCTTGCCGAGATCACCCGAGCCGGGCGCGACCGGCACCCGCACATAGAGGTTGCCGCTGCCGACCTGGTCCGCCGCGGCGATCAGGCGGCGGATCGGATCGACGAGCCGGTTGGCGAAGGACAGGCCGATCCAGATCGCCGCGAGGAGCATGTTGAGGGCGATGATGGCGTAGAGCAGCGCAAAATTGACCTGCGTCGGAAAGCGGGTCGCCTCGAGATCCTGGAAGCGGGCCGCCGATTCCTCGGTGGTGCGCAGATAGCCGGAGACCTGCTTGTCGAAGGGGCGGATGTAGAACAGGTAGCGGTTGTCGTAGGCGGTGAGCTTGACGACGATGCCCATCACGTCGCGCGATCCCGGCTCGATGAAGACGGCGTCCTGCCTATCGGCGCTGGCGATGGCCGGCGGCGGCGGCAAGGGAAAATTGGGGGCGACCAGGATGTCCGACCGGTCGGTGATCCGGCCGTCATGGGTGAGCAGCATCACGCCCGGCAGGCCGCGATAGGTCGCCATCGCCTTGAGATATTGCTGGAACTTGCCGGGATCGGTGACGTAGATCGGCTCGATGCGGTTGAGGTCGGCTGCCATGGCCAGCGCCTCGCCCCGCATCAGGATGCCCTGCTCGTCGACATAGGTCTGGGCCACCTTCACCGAATTGGTGACGATGTCGTGCACGCGGGTCGAGAAGAGATTGTCGAGGCCGCGGTCGAGCGAGATGATCGCGACCGTCGCCAGCAGGATCACCGGCATGGCCGAGACGATCGAGAACAGGCCGATCACCCGCATGTGGAGGGCGGCGCCGGCCTGGCCGCGGCGGCGCGCGGCGATCAGGCTGCCTACCTCGACCGCGAGCAGCACGAGGAGAGCGACGATGAAGGAGGCGTTGACGACGAACAGCGCATCGATGGCGTTGCTGTAGGCGGTATCGCTCGCCGCCGGCAGCGGCGCCGGGTCCAGCTTCAGGACAAAGCGGGCCTGCGCCACCCAGTTCCGGAGAAGGGAGGCGATCGGCTCGACGTCGACGAGCACGAGAAACGTGCCGATGGCCGAGGCGACCGACAGGATCACGAGGCCAAAGCCGAGCAGGCCCAACCGCCGAGCGGGCATGGGAGCGGGCTGAGACAAGGCAGCACTGGCTCGTTCGACGATTGCCATCAGCACCGGTTCCATAAGCTTCGCCAAAGCGGCGCCGGGGCGGGGAAGCCGCCCACAGCCGATCCGCCTTCGCTCGATCGGGGCGGCCCTCGGTGCCGCGCCGCCCCCATACGACGCGAACCGTGATTTATTCGTGCATCCCTGTTGCCAAATTGTAACAGAATCAAGGCGCTGAAACTGCACAATTGCGCTCGGGTCCGCACCGTCGCTTCCGTGGCGGCCACCGCCGCGGCGACATCTCGCTTGCGCGCCAGAAACACAATGGCAACAGGCCGCTGATACCGTAGCGGCATGCAGGATGCAACACGCGCCTCCCTGCAGAGGAGTTCGCGGTTCCGTAGCGGCAGGGCAATCGCCTTGGCCGTCATTGCCTGCACGGCGCGCTGGTGTGATGCGCCCGGACGCCGGCCCTTCACGTCGCAAAGAGCCTTGAAGATATCCGCCTCAGCGAATGGAGCGGATCACCTGGATATCGAGGTCCCGGATCTTCTTGCGCAGCGTATTGCGATTGACGCCGAGAAGCTCCGCAGCCTTGATCTGGTTGCCGCGCGTGGCCGCCAGCGCCGCACCGATCAGCGGTTCCTCGATGTCGCGCAGGATGCGGTGATAGAGGCCGGGCGGGGGCAGATCCTCGCCGAACTTGCCGAAATAGCGGGTCATGTGCCGCTCGACCGATGCCGAGAGGGTTTCGTCGGCAGGGCTTTCCGATTCCAGCGGCATCGTTTCCGAGGTCGCCAGCTCCTGCTCGATGATCGCGGACGTCAGCGTCTCCTGGGGATAGAGCGCGGACAGCCGGCGAATCAGGTTTTCGAGTTCGCGCACATTGCCGGGCCAGCGGTGGCGCTTGAGGCGCTCGACCGCCGATGCATCGAGATGCTTGGGCGGCAGCCCTTCACGTTCCACGAGCTTGAAGAAGTGGCGGGCGAGGTCCGGCACGTCCTCGGCGCGCTCCCGCAAGGGCGGCAGGCGCAGCGGCACCACGTTGAGGCGGAAGAACAGATCCTCGCGGAAGAGGCCCTGCTGGATGAGGACGCGCAGGTCCTTGTTGGTGGCGGCGACGATGCGCACGTCGGTCTTGATCGGCGTGCGGCCGCCGACGGTGGTGTACTCGCCCTGCTGCAGGACGCGCAGGAGACGCGTCTGCGCCTCCATCGGCATGTCGCCGATCTCGTCGAGGAAGAGCGTGCCGCCCTCGGCCTGCTCGAACCGCCCCACGGAGCGGGCATTGGCCCCGGTGAAGGCGCCCTTCTCGTGGCCGAACAGCTCCGACTCGATCAGGTCGCGCGGGATCGCCGCCATGTTGATGGCGACGAAGGCGCCGTTGCGGCGCTTGCCGTAATCGTGCAGTGCCTTGGCGACGAGTTCCTTGCCGGTGCCCGATTCGCCGGAGATCATCACCGTCAGGTCGGTCTGCATGAGGCGCGCGAGGACGCGGTAGATCTCCTGCATGGCCGCCGAGCGGCCGACCAGCGGCATCGCCTCGGCTTCGTCCGTCGAGCGCGACGGCGGCTTGCCCTTCGGCTCGCTGAGCGCCCGGCCGACGATGGCGATGAGTTCCTTGAGGTCGAACGGCTTGGGCAGATAGTCGTAGGCGCCCTTCTCGGAGGCCCGGATCGCCGTCATCAGCGTGTTCTGCGCGCTCATCACGACGACCGGCAGCTCCGGCCGCAATTTGCGGATGCGGGGCAGCATGTCGAAGGCGTTTTCGTCCGGCATCACCACGTCCGTGATGACGAGATCGCCTTCGCCCTGGCTGACCCAGCGCCACAGCGTCGTCGCATTGCCGGTGGAGCGGACCTCATAGCCCGCGCGCGACAGGGCCTGATTCAGCACCGTACGGATGGCTGCATCGTCATCGGCAACAAGAATACTGCCTGCCTGCATGCTGGGTGTTCCTATGCGCTGCGCTCGGAGCGATACATCGGGAGAAGGATACGGAAGACGGTACGCCGGTTCTGGCTCTCGCATTCGACGATGCCGCCATGATCGCCGACGATCTTCGCCACCAGGGCAAGGCCGAGACCGGTGCCGCTGGTCTTGGTGGTGACGAAGGGGTCGAACAGATAGGGCACGAGGTCCGGGGCGACCCCCGGCCCGTTGTCCTTGATGCAGACCTCGATCGGCAGGCTGACGCGGGCCGAGGATCCCGGCACCGACAGGCGGACGCCGGGCTTGAACCCCGTCGTCATCACGATGTCGCCGTCCGGGGCGCCGTCGATCGCCTCGGCGGCGTTCTTGACGAGGTTGAGGATCACCTGGATCAGCTGATCCTTGTTGGCATGGACGGGCGGCAGGGAGGGGTCGTAATCCTCGACGAACTTGATCTTGCGGGCGAAGCCGGACTGGGCGAGCTTCTTCACGTGCTCGAGCACGACATGGATGTTGACCGGGCTGCGCGCGACGGGCCGCTCGTCGGAGAAGACTTCCATGCGGTCCACCAGCTTGACGATGCGGTCGGCCTCGTCGCAGATGAGCTGCGTCAGCGCGCGATCGGGATCGTCGACGGACTGTTCGAGCAGCTGCGCCGCGCCGCGAATGCCCGACAGCGGATTCTTGATCTCGTGCGCCAGCATCGCCGCCAGCGCGGTGACCGAGCGGGCCGCGCCGCGATGCGTCAGCTGGCGGTCCATCTTGTCGGCGATGGTGCGCTCCTGCAGCATGATCACGACGCCGCCGGACTGGTCCTGCATCGGTGCGACCTGGATGTCGACCGGCCGTTCGCTGCCGAGCCGGGGGGAGCCGAGATCGACGCGATATTCGTTGACCGGCGCGTTGCGGATGCGAACCTGGTCGATCAGGGCAAGCAGGGGCGAGCCGAAGGGCAGGAGGTCGCGCAGGAAATTGCGCCGCATCATCGGGGCGCTGATGTCGAAGAAGGCTTCGGCCGCGATATTGGCGTCGACGACGCGGCCCTGCCCGTCCACGGACAGGATTGCATGCGGCAGCGCGTTGAGCACCGCTTCGTGATTGGGCATATTCGAGGGCAAGGCCGTCATGCCGCCATCCGTTCGAGACTTGCGAAAAACGCGATGAAATTTTCAGCGACCGCGCCGGGATCCTCGCCCGTCAAGGCGGCGTGGCGCAGCGCTTCCCTGCCGCCCCCGAAGCGTGCCCGCGCCGTATCCATGGCGGACGCCAGATGCTTGCGGGCATGCCGCACGCCCTGCCGGGAACCGTAAAGCCCCAGCAGTCCTTCGTAATGCTCCAGCGCCAGTTCCTTCTGGGCCTGCGCCGACGGTGCCGGCAGGGCGTGCCCGGCGGCAAGCTCGCGGGCAAGATGGCCCGGCAACCAGGGCTGTCCCTGGGCGGCGCGTCCCACCATCACCGCATCCGCGCCCGAATGCTGCAGCATCGCCAGCGCGTCCGAGAGATCGCGGCAGTCGCCGTTGGCGACGACGGGAATGGTGACGGCCTGCTTGACCGCCCGGATCGCGCCCCAGTCGGCGCGCCCCTTGTAGAACTGCATGCGGGTGCGTCCGTGCACGGTGATCATCGCGGCGCCGGCATGTTCCGCCCGGCGGGCGAGTTCCGGCGCGTTGAGGGATGTCTCGTCCCACCCCAGACGCATCTTCACCGTCACGGGCACGGAAACGGCGGACACCGTCGCATCGACCAGCGTCAGCGCATGGTCGAGGTCGCGCATCAGCGCGGAACCCGACCAGCCGCCGGTGACGCGCTTGGCAGGGCAACCCATGTTGATGTCGATGACGTCGGCGCCGGAGCCGACCGCGACGCGTGCCGCCTCCCCCATCCAGCGGGCATCGCATCCGGCGAGCTGGACGACATGCAGGCCGCCGCCGGGCCCTTCCGCCCGCAAGCGGGCTTCCTCGTCGCCCGCGGCAAGCCGGTCGCTCGCCACCATTTCCGAGATGACGAGGCCTGCGCCGCAGCGACGGGCGATGCGACGCAGCACCGCATCCGTCACACCCGACATCGGCGCGAGAATGACGCGATTGGCCAGTTGCAGGGGACCTATGCGCAGGACCGTATCTTCCGGCTCTCGCGCCAAGGCAGCCGCGTCATTGCCCAGCATAGATGCAGAACTCCTCTATGCCTACAACTTAACCACTCGCCCACTTTGTATCAAGGGGTAAGCGCCTGCAAAACAAGCATGCCCCCAAAACGAGCAACGCATGAGGCGCGTCACACGGATGCAAGGCTGGCGTGCTCCCGCCTCATCTCGATTTCGAACCCGCAGCACGCCGCACCGACCCGGCACAACCTGATTCGGTCCGCTGCCGCCGACCTATTCGATGCCGAGTTTCGCCTTCAGGAGCTCGTTGAGCGCCTTCGGGTTGGCCTTGCCACCGGTCTGCTTCATCACCTGGCCGACGAACCAGCCGAGCATGGTCGGCTTGGCCTTGACCTGCTCGACCTTGTCGGGATTGGCTGCGATCACCGCATCGATGGCGGCTTCGATCGCCCCGGTATCGGTGACCTGCTTCATGCCGCGCGCTTCGACGACGGCGGCGGGAATGCCGCCTTCGACCCAGACGATCTCGAACAGGTCCTTGGCGATCTTGCCCGAAATCACGGCCGACGAAATCAGGTCGACGATGCCGCCCAGTTGATCGGCCGTCACCGGCGAAGCGGCGATGTCGAGGCCCTCCTTGTTCAGCCGGCCGAACAATTCGTTGATGACCCAGTTGGCGGCGAGCTTGCCGTCTCGGCCCGTCGCCACGCTTTCGAAGAAGTCCGCCGATTCGCGCTCGGCCGTCAGCACGCTCGCATCATAGGCGGAGAGGCCGTATTCGGCGATGAAGCGTGCCTTCTTGGCGTCGGGCAGTTCCGGCAGATGGGCTGCGAGCGCATCGACATAGGCCTGGTCGAATTCGAGCGGCAGGAGATCCGGGTCGGGGAAATAGCGGTAGTCATGCGCCTCTTCCTTCGAGCGCATCGAGCGTGTCTCGCCCTTGCCGGGGTCGTAGAGCCGCGTTTCCTGATCGATGACGCCGCCGTCCTCGATGATGCCGATCTGGCGGCGGGCCTCGACCTCGATGGCCTGTCCGATGAAGCGGATCGAGTTGACGTTCTTGATCTCGCAGCGCGTGCCGAGCGGCGCGCCCAGCTTGCGCACGGAAACGTTGACATCGGCGCGCAGATTGCCCTTGTCCATGTCGCCGTCGCAGGTGCCGAGATAGCGCAGGATGGTGCGCAGCTTCGTCACATAGGCCCGCGCCTCGTCGGCCGAGCGCAGGTCCGGCCGCGACACGATCTCCATCAGCGCGACGCCCGAGCGGTTCAGGTCGACGAAGGACAGCGAGGGATGCTGGTCGTGCAGCGACTTGCCGGCATCCTG encodes the following:
- the ntrX gene encoding nitrogen assimilation response regulator NtrX, with the protein product MATDILIVDDEADIRELVAGILEDEGHGARTARDSDDALGAIAQRRPQLIFLDIWMQGSRLDGLQLLEVLKAEHPEVPVVMISGHGNIETAVAAIKMGAYDFIEKPFKADRLVLVADRALETWRLRREVNQLRQISGSATKMIGRSSAINQLKMVIEKTAPTNSRVLIAGPPGSGKELTARSIHQASARAKGPFVVLNSASIVPETMEIELFGVEGGEGRTRKIGAFEEAHGGTLFFDEIADLPRETQNKILRVLIDQSFSRVGGATKVHVDVRIITSTSRDLTEEVADGRFREDLLHRLSVVPIRVPGLSERREDIPELVDYFQGQIAQATGLPRRVVGPDAMAVLQSHEWPGNVRQLRNNIERLMILVGGDPNATITAEMLPPEIGALMPTRPNGQGGEQLMGLQLRDARELFEREYLIAQINRFGGNISRTAEFVGMERSALHRKLKSLGVGA
- a CDS encoding sensor histidine kinase NtrY-like, giving the protein MAIVERASAALSQPAPMPARRLGLLGFGLVILSVASAIGTFLVLVDVEPIASLLRNWVAQARFVLKLDPAPLPAASDTAYSNAIDALFVVNASFIVALLVLLAVEVGSLIAARRRGQAGAALHMRVIGLFSIVSAMPVILLATVAIISLDRGLDNLFSTRVHDIVTNSVKVAQTYVDEQGILMRGEALAMAADLNRIEPIYVTDPGKFQQYLKAMATYRGLPGVMLLTHDGRITDRSDILVAPNFPLPPPPAIASADRQDAVFIEPGSRDVMGIVVKLTAYDNRYLFYIRPFDKQVSGYLRTTEESAARFQDLEATRFPTQVNFALLYAIIALNMLLAAIWIGLSFANRLVDPIRRLIAAADQVGSGNLYVRVPVAPGSGDLGKLGDTFNNMTDTLRTQRNELLGANDLLDSRRRFIEAVLSGVSTGVIGIDEEGRITVVNPLAARWIGSRQSPLGRPLAELMPELAVFLHDAMAVRSRLVQGQITLNREGRERNITVRVTSEQSNMREHGYVVTLDDITELVVAQRSSAWADVARRIAHEIKNPLTPIQLSAERIRRKYGKVIVEDREVFDQCTNTIVRQVDDIKRMVDEFSSFARMPKPSIEREDFGEMVRQVVFMMRIGYPDIAFTFEPPQEPILARFDRRLLSQAVTNIVKNATEAITGLPEALREPGQITVSVVRDGTNVAVQVIDNGIGLPKENRQKLLEPYVTTREKGTGLGLAIVGKIMEEHGGGIELLDAPSVASGGHGAMMRLWLPTDDDSSVAA
- the ntrC gene encoding nitrogen regulation protein NR(I), yielding MQAGSILVADDDAAIRTVLNQALSRAGYEVRSTGNATTLWRWVSQGEGDLVITDVVMPDENAFDMLPRIRKLRPELPVVVMSAQNTLMTAIRASEKGAYDYLPKPFDLKELIAIVGRALSEPKGKPPSRSTDEAEAMPLVGRSAAMQEIYRVLARLMQTDLTVMISGESGTGKELVAKALHDYGKRRNGAFVAINMAAIPRDLIESELFGHEKGAFTGANARSVGRFEQAEGGTLFLDEIGDMPMEAQTRLLRVLQQGEYTTVGGRTPIKTDVRIVAATNKDLRVLIQQGLFREDLFFRLNVVPLRLPPLRERAEDVPDLARHFFKLVEREGLPPKHLDASAVERLKRHRWPGNVRELENLIRRLSALYPQETLTSAIIEQELATSETMPLESESPADETLSASVERHMTRYFGKFGEDLPPPGLYHRILRDIEEPLIGAALAATRGNQIKAAELLGVNRNTLRKKIRDLDIQVIRSIR
- a CDS encoding two-component system sensor histidine kinase NtrB, with product MTALPSNMPNHEAVLNALPHAILSVDGQGRVVDANIAAEAFFDISAPMMRRNFLRDLLPFGSPLLALIDQVRIRNAPVNEYRVDLGSPRLGSERPVDIQVAPMQDQSGGVVIMLQERTIADKMDRQLTHRGAARSVTALAAMLAHEIKNPLSGIRGAAQLLEQSVDDPDRALTQLICDEADRIVKLVDRMEVFSDERPVARSPVNIHVVLEHVKKLAQSGFARKIKFVEDYDPSLPPVHANKDQLIQVILNLVKNAAEAIDGAPDGDIVMTTGFKPGVRLSVPGSSARVSLPIEVCIKDNGPGVAPDLVPYLFDPFVTTKTSGTGLGLALVAKIVGDHGGIVECESQNRRTVFRILLPMYRSERSA
- the dusB gene encoding tRNA dihydrouridine synthase DusB; this translates as MLGNDAAALAREPEDTVLRIGPLQLANRVILAPMSGVTDAVLRRIARRCGAGLVISEMVASDRLAAGDEEARLRAEGPGGGLHVVQLAGCDARWMGEAARVAVGSGADVIDINMGCPAKRVTGGWSGSALMRDLDHALTLVDATVSAVSVPVTVKMRLGWDETSLNAPELARRAEHAGAAMITVHGRTRMQFYKGRADWGAIRAVKQAVTIPVVANGDCRDLSDALAMLQHSGADAVMVGRAAQGQPWLPGHLARELAAGHALPAPSAQAQKELALEHYEGLLGLYGSRQGVRHARKHLASAMDTARARFGGGREALRHAALTGEDPGAVAENFIAFFASLERMAA
- the gatB gene encoding Asp-tRNA(Asn)/Glu-tRNA(Gln) amidotransferase subunit GatB, translated to MNATVDPKKLIRGATGDWEVVIGMEIHAQVTSEAKLFSGASTRFGGEPNSHVSFVDAAMPGMLPVINEECVRQAIRTGLGLKAQVNLRSVFDRKNYFYPDLPQGYQISQYKQPIVGEGVVLVEVPETGETLQVGIERLHLEQDAGKSLHDQHPSLSFVDLNRSGVALMEIVSRPDLRSADEARAYVTKLRTILRYLGTCDGDMDKGNLRADVNVSVRKLGAPLGTRCEIKNVNSIRFIGQAIEVEARRQIGIIEDGGVIDQETRLYDPGKGETRSMRSKEEAHDYRYFPDPDLLPLEFDQAYVDALAAHLPELPDAKKARFIAEYGLSAYDASVLTAERESADFFESVATGRDGKLAANWVINELFGRLNKEGLDIAASPVTADQLGGIVDLISSAVISGKIAKDLFEIVWVEGGIPAAVVEARGMKQVTDTGAIEAAIDAVIAANPDKVEQVKAKPTMLGWFVGQVMKQTGGKANPKALNELLKAKLGIE